The Pagrus major chromosome 1, Pma_NU_1.0 genome includes the window CTTTTTCTGTCCGAGGGCCGAAAGCAGGaacctattgtattgtattgttaagatgcaaatgGTATGAAGTTCACCTCACTGACTGACTTACTGTGCAAAGTGTCCGTCTGCCCACCGTCCTCAGATtacaaaaaattaattaataattagggatcctacaaatgtaagtatttttatctcaaaaattaaaaaagcatAGTTATTTgtatattcatttattattaaaggtgcaatatgcaagaagtttatttcaaaacatttccaacagtgtgaagaaatagccctaacagttttgacattatgccAAAGAAATCTACGTTCTAAACACCAACGCTGCCCTGCTAGTCctactagctgcacagctaactgagctaaaaagCTGACAGTAGCTACagccatggatgtataaaaagaatacaCTTAGCACCAGTTCTTTTCACCACAAAGTGGGTCAGCCCACAGGCCACTCGTTGTTTCAAACCAACTgttgaaaacaactgaaaatctGTTTATCCATCAATATATCAACCATTTCATTAGACTAAGAATGTGAACTAATTTCATCAAAAGCTAAAGGTCTAATTTATaggacagttgattgttgagtctcattcccgacTCGTTGAACACTGACGCTCTATCTCTCAGAGCAAATTTGACGAGTGTGGAATGAGAATCATCaaatatcttacaaattggactttGAAGCAGAGCTTCCTGACAATCTTCCCCACACCAGAATTATGAAGTAGAAAGAAGTCTCCTGGGGAATGATAACTATGACAGTCACTGCAAAATTCATATTCACTTCAGTTATACAGCATCTTCACACACTACCTGAAATATTCATGTCTAGGAGAACAACACGCATGACTGCCTCATTATAAAATAAGGTTGGTGCAGCAGTGAGTGGGAAAATAATGGCAGCGTCGTGACTTGGGTGTCCTTTGACGTGGCCAGCGGCTTTGTATGTTTCTTGTacatgtgtgtggctgtgtgtgtctttgtgtgtcagcCTGTATGACGGGGGAACATATCAAAAGGAGCTTGGTGCCAGCCCCCTCGTGTGCTCTCTAGATGAAATGTCAAGGGCCAAGGCCCAGATGTGGTGGTGGGTGTGAGGGAGGGGGTGTTGCTGTGGCAACAGTGGCATGTTGTCTATTTAAGTGATGGACCGAGGGGTTTTAATTAAGACATCAGAGCGAACACATTCCTTGGATGTGACACGGGTGCAGTGATATAGAGTGaacatattttcacattttcattttgttgactttttgttCTTGCATAGAAAAATTCTCTTAATCCACTTTTCtagctttttcatttttaaagctcATTATTGCCACAGAgttattattcattaataattaCCATCATCAATTGAAATCCTCTGTGACAATTTCCTCAACTTTTGGGACTGACCACTGAAACATTCTTCTCTGGCTCTCCAAATCCTCCTCATTCACTGCCTATAGCCCCGGCCATTGTTGCTCTATACGATGGCACTGCTGACCTATACGAATAGACCAACAACAGCCCCGCATTCCCCAGCCTCACCTCTGTGCCTGCTGTATATGATCTGCTGAGTCGACAGGCCGCACAGGGttacaaagagagagagggggagagagagggagagagacagatagagagagagatgagaggccGCCCCCCGTGCGCGAGCGCACAAACCGCTTTTTACGCACAAACATGAGCAAAGGGGAGCGCACGTGAGGTTCACGCTCACCTGAGTCAAGCTGACCACAGTTAGCCAGAACAATGCTGCAACTCGTCCTccctttgccttcaaaataaaagccacacTAGCTCTGAAGAAGACTTCTGTCATTTCTTTCATACTGATTAACTGCTGGGCTTCCATAGAGATGCTCACCCAACTTTTAGCCCGTTTCACTGTGTGTATTGCTCAGTATGTTGATAACAATCTGTCGCTTATATTCTTGATTAATCAgtggtttgtttggtttttacaAAATGACCTAACAGGCTTTCTTGTGATGTTGTAAAGCAGTGGGAAAACATGTGTTGCCATATCTGAGAAAGCTGGCCCCGCGTAATTTTCCAATCAATTGATCATCAGCAGTTATCCAAATCGACTATTTTAATAGTTTCAGCAGTTTGAGTTGAAGCCTCAGTGGTTATAGGGAATTGTAGAACAACCTATTTAGGCCCGAACAATCATGAATGGGATGAAAGTCTGTTTTGAAACATAAAGCCTAGTAAGCATGAACCATGCCTCATGGTCCAGTTCATTTAAAGGCAAAATAAAATTGATAATTAAAACAtcttatatttgtattattatatatgttcAGTGTCTTACTCTGTATTACTTGTAACAATCACTGTAACACATTGTAGTCCTACAAGCGGTCACGAGAGCTTAATTTTGAAGGCTCTAAACCGGAAGTATCGTCCTGAATTCGGGCCCGCTTTGAACTTGACAGGCCCGGCCCGCTCACATCATTAGTATGGAGGGGCAACACGGGCACATGCGCGACCACGAGTGTGTGCCGCGTGGACGCCGGTATAAAACCGACGCGCCAGGTTCACACAGTGTGTATGTAAAGAGGATCCGGTGTGTGAGGAGcgaggagagcagagagcatCAGGTGAGCAGGGCCGGCGACATGACTGACACTCAGTAATGACAATGAAACGGATTAAACGCTGTGGGTTCTCCTAGTCCGGACACTTTAGTTTCAAGCTTTTTATTATGAACATATCGTCTGTATGAGaagttaaaagtaaaattcTGACTTCACATGGGAGGAAAGTGTTAGTTACAACAACtatttaaaagcaaaaaaaaaatcctattgTTATGAAGTAAATCCAAATCTGCTAATGCTGATAGATCTGACTGCCTGTACATCCTCTCTgatctctgtgctgtgtttttctttttctctctatcCCACTGTAGAAATGTATAGATTCACTAGAAGCCACATGACCTCACCCATGTTCTTCCCTAGCATGGACACAGCCCCTTTCTTTAAggtgaatacacacacacacacacactaacaaatacacatatacaaacacacacacacacacacacacagatacattaCACATCCTCATGCCTCCCCCATGTTTGTCTCCCCCCTGTGTGCAGGTGACTGTGTTCGAGCAGGAGCACTTCCAGGGCAAGTGTATGGAGTTCACCTCCGAGTGCTGCAACATCCATGACTGCGGCATGGACAACATCCGCTCCATCCGAGTGGAGAGTGGAGCGTGAGTCACACAGCCTGTACGCCTGCAAGTCTCTGTGGACAGTTGACTgactctgtgtgcgtgtgtgtgtgttgatgtaaGTGTCCGTGAGATGGATGTAGAGAGACAACGAGAGAGGGACGCAGTGTCCAGACTCCCACTAAAGCGTGACACCTGTGAGGTCGCTGTGTCCTACGTGTAGGGTGCACCCAGCATGAGCAGTCATCTTTGAAGActcaatgaaatgaaatgctgaGAGAGCGTTTTATCAGGATCACCTGAGGAGCCAGCGGGGTCTTTTAACCAAACTGAAAGCTATTTATACTGCCAGAGTTTCATTTTGTGGAGGCGATTCAAAGCTGAAATACAAGCCTCTCCTGTGGTCACCCGTGGATACTTTAAGGTCCTTTTGGTGAAATGGTGCAActcttctttttcaagtcaaggtCCCTGTGATGAAAAGAACACCATATTTTTAGAAACTGCTCTGAGAACGATATCATACTGTCGATACTGTCATCTACTGTTATCACACTTCTAACTAATTACTTCCAGTCTAAAAGTAATGTTGCGTTTGTTTGATTCAGTATTAATGCATACCCCTGGAAAACTATGCTAATCATTACGTTAGGATTCAGATGTGGCCCGATTCTAATTGGTACGTGGAAGTCTGTGACATCACCTTTTCTCAAAGGAGCCCCGCGAATCCAAATCAGTGAAAAGAACACATCGAAAACAGAAATCACTTGTAAAATAACCAAAAGTGATCAAACTTCGGCAGGTTATTCCTCATGAATAATCAGCCAGCTCTTCAATCGTTGTGTCTAATGTAACAATATAATGGGAAACCCTCGGCAACCACTTAATTGGCTCCACTTGTACAATCTAATGTTAACTGTTGAACTGGACTGCATTATATTAAGTGTTactaatattttgtccaccccagTTACTTACTCGAGAGGGGCAGAATATCAGAAACGCCTGTTACCATGATGCCCTCCAGTACAACACCACCACCCCCGACGACCTCAATCATCAACATACCGATAGGAATCctctttattaaaataaacttgTACATTAGTTTAGCTTTAGAAGGTAATGTATTCAAGtgaataaaatgacatatttctCTGGGGTAAAATATTTtaggaaacatttaggatagTGTAAGtatacaacacaacatttacagcAAAGGTCTAGTcatgttttagacattttaatgcagaaatgttacatattatatgttTGATTGAATCAATTAGATGGTTAATTGTTTCCTGGATTTTCTATTTAATGTCCACATTAGGAAAAATGCCACAGCATTCAGTTAAATCCACGGTGAATCAACAGATCATTTCatcaactttttcttttctgtgtggGTGTTACGTaagccttttttttattcatcagcTGCTTGTCATCAGTCATTTCTAACATCTTTTCATGGTTGGAAAGAGTTCAGTGTGTTCCTCTGTATACATCAAGCAGCCATCTGTTGGTGACTCCTCACGGGGTTAGAAAAAGTGGTGAGAAATGATTGTCACTGAGAGTGCAACTGTACTATTTGTAGACTAAGGAGGAACAACACCGAATACCAAGTCAAGCTATTTTGTAGAAACTGAGTGGATGATGGTAATCTACAAAGGTGACAGGCTATTACAGAACCTAAAATTGACTGTGTGGAAGTTTCCTCTCTACACTCCTTCATCAAGtgctcactcctcctcctcttctgtgcAACCTGACCAGAACATGCCAATTACTGTCTGGCCAAaaacacgttttgttttttttatcctttgaCATGTTGTAAATTCAGCTGACAGATTGTGCTGCCCTGGATgttgagaacatttttaaactCCCCCAGGTTTCAGAGgcaaaggggaaaaaagtgttaaatgtatcgtgtttttttgtttgtttgtctctttgtagctCCTAAAAACATTagttttaattagttatttttaatcttcGCTCATTATTTTGTgagaaaatttaaaaatcacCTTGAGAGATTAAACTGTCTGGGAACTTTTGCATTTTGGCCTTGCTAAATGtgaaaactaattaaaacaggACGCTCacaacttaaaggataagtccacccaaaaacaaaaatctactcacccccatgcccatggaaagtcgggtgaagttttctttaacattttaaaacaggtccTGAGCAACTTTAGgcgtttagcagaatgctgcaactctatTTTGTTGTTGGTGCCGGGGTGAGtatataatgactgaatttttattttttgatgaacttatcctttaatgaaCCTGCTTTTGAGGTGCACTGTTTCCTGGGACAACACTGCAGACTGCTCCCTCTCTGCTTCTTTACCTTTTACTCCTCTCACCCCGTCTAgtgtcacctgtcacctgtctgttTGGTGTTTAGACTGATTCCAAACATTTAACATTGTCATTCCCCATCTGACGATTTCACTTCTTCCACTTATGTGTCCAGTTGGGTGGGTTTCGAGCACCATGACTTCCAGGGCCAGCAGTTCATCCTGGAGAGGGGCGAGTACCCCAACTGGGAGGCCTGCAGTGGCTCTCTGTCCTACCACACCGAGCGCTTCATGTCCCTGCGCCCCATCTACTGCGCTGTGAGTACTTGCAGAGGAGGGGATGGCTAAAATGAGAGAAGTGGGAGTAAAGGAGCGTGAAAGGGCGAATGGAAATGAGAAGATAGTGAGTGACAGAAGGGAGGAAGTGATCAGTAGAGTGAGCCACAGCCAGGGACTGAAACAgcttaaaaatagaaatgacaCAAGTCAGTGCTGAATGTCTGACGGGCCTAACACTAACTCTCTGTTCAACAGTCTCACCAAAGCAGCCGCATGATGATCTTTGAGAAGGAGAACTTCATGGGTCGCAACACCGAGCTGTGCGACGACTACCCCTCCCTGCAGGCCATGGGCTGGTTCAAGCCCGAGGTGGGCTCCATGCACGTGCAGTGTGGAGCGTAAGTCAGAGTTAGTTCTGAGGGCTTTAAATCTGAGCAggacaaaaaacatattcaagTCCAAACAAATAGACATGAAGAAGTTCAGACATTTTAGGAGACATATCATGTCCCAAAGCAACAAAAacttctgtgtttctctgtttttccccTCTTGAGCAGTTTAAAAGTCCCCAAACTGTCCAACAGTGTCACACTAGTTCCACCACATCTCAAAGCTGGATCACACTTAGATTAATGATGCCTCTATTCTCAGCCTCCCCAGCAGCGTGGCTCTGGGGATGTTACTGTCATTCGGTCTGCTCTtctggtccagactgaaatatctcaacagctactTGACGGATTGCCATTAGATGCCGACGTTCCTTCCCCTCAGCATGATGTATAATCACTTTGATGACTCACTGACTTTTCATTTGGCTCCATCACCAGGTCAAATTTATAGTCATCCAATACTTTAGTTTATGGCCAAATAGCtgtgaaaataataacattCCAATAAgctgtactttgtttttattgctaattagctcatgttagcatgctaaaccaGTATGCTGAGAGTTATTGGCCAAacgttagcatgttaacattgtgtAATTGTGAGCTGTGATAGCATAACAATAACTGTAAACCATGATTTCTAATGCAAATTCGGACCCAAATTATCATTCATCTTGCAGTTTGCTTCTCATTGAACAATATAAAGAGCCGTCCAGCCACAGATAGCCACAggcatctgttgtgttttacacatttacatgtaaacCTTTGAACAAACTTTGAATCCTGAAGCCAGACATGGCAGCAAACACATGTTTTTTGTCGTGCACTgttcaattttgagattttagTTAGAGTCCTTTCTGGAAGTTTATGCATaataacacaacatttatttagatAAGCTCAGCAAACTTGTATTAATGTAAAGAATCACCCGTGGACGTTTCATGGTCATATccattgttgctttaaagtttGTAATGCAACACAACACGCACATTTGCAGTGATGTAGAAACACTGTAGTTATACATGGTCGGTGCACCAGAGAGTATggacaaatgtatttttactgtaCAAAGTCCCACTCCCACTGCAATTCtgtaatatttctttaaaatgttttttttttaaggaaagaTATTCAATATATTGTTATCAGAATATTTACTTTTCATTATTGGTACTGGCATCCAGGATCCGTTAGGCTATATATATTTGAATAATTTCCCTAATAGTGGCTAAATCAATATTACCTGTAGAGTTTCTTTATGTAAAGCATGTCATACAAATGTAACTCAGTCTTTATACTGACCTACTTTCCCTTTCTGTCCTCCTCGTTCCTTTCAGCTTTGTGTGCTATGAGTACCCAGGCTACAGAGGCCAGCAGTACATCATGGAGTGTGAAAGACACAGTGGAGACTATCAGCACTGGAGGAACTGGGGCTCCCACTGCCAGACTCCAAAGATCCAGTCCATCAGACGCATCAGGCACTGAGGAGAAGCAGATCAGGACCGGCAACAGTGATGGCTCAGGCTAACACCTGGATGCTGTGCTTCAGGGGCCTGACTATGAGACAAAAGCCTGAAGTTTAGCTTTGGTTCTAAGCTTCAGGCTTCATTTGTCAGGACCGCGACTACAACACAATCCATCAGTGACGTAGCAGCTACCTCTTTATCCCAGCTCATATTTCTGTTGATACTCATTTTGTCTTAGTACAAGTGAAATAAATTCAGATTGAGAACCTGAGAAGTGATTTCTGTAATTCATGTGTGATTGCACAAATGCAGagaatgcatttttttcatctacGTGAACGTGTCCCTCAGCACAAACAGCATTCATCATATGTgtgcaaagtacatttactgcagTACAAAAGTTCAATTTTCATGTACTATCATCTTTTGAGTATTTCCTATTTAGTGAAACTTTACCTTTTTAGCTATGGTCCATATTAACCAGCAAGGATAtttgtaaatgtataaaaaacacaTAGACTTATATGAAGTTTAATTACCCAGTAACATTATGATTGGCTTAAGCAACTATAATAATAGCtcattaaataaatgtctttaaatgcaccaaaaacaaaataaatcaatttataaaatgtgacataaatagatatttctgttttaacttACCTCTGTATTTGTTaacctttgtattaattcaacTATCTATTTATTTCCCATTAAATGATCCATTTTAGCTATCATGTTATTCGGttcttttacatatttatttaggTATTTATTGCTGTATTATTAACCAGTTGCATTTCCCCCCATGTATTTCAACAAGCTgcttgcattttgttttgttttttgctttattaATGGAAGTAAATAtgtagataaataaataaaaacaattaaattaaacgGGAAAGTAAGTAAATAgttgaattaatacaaaggtCGATCAACACAGAGGAAaattaaaagcagaaatatcaatttgtcacattttataaatgaatgacacctacatttattttcaaattgacttttgctgcatttaatggcaaattaatttattgagccatttatatatttatttttttcagattttggCAGGTTCAGTCCTCAATAACTTccaccctttttaaagcccaaatcttcactgtagctgctaagcaAAAAACAATAGTGTGTCTgcagtgggtgcacaagctcgaccacCAGTCGAGGGAGTAAAtagtgtcttttcaaatcaatctgggattGGTGGAGACTTGGTTTACACtgaacaagctgtatggagctgttgtatgttttgttacattttaaatcagtccctatctacttcaggttttaggagaatgctacaacactgttttgctgtgaggctgtTATGTTGTCTACAaaccttcacctgactttccataaGCACAGGGGTGAGAGGGTCAtgactgtgttttcatttttgggtgatcACAGAACtttacctttttttcctttagtcCATTATAGTAACTCTACTCTTACATAAGTAAAAGACACAAGAAGTGATGTAGTGgacatgttttataaatgtgtggGTATGTGAATGAACTGTGTCACAGTAACCACAATGAAACATTAATTTAGTCTTGCTATTCTTTGCATTGGCCGAGCTCTGAGGTTTCCATGGTGAAACATGTGTGGCTGTCACAACAGATCTGAGTCAAAGTCAGAGACTTTGGCATCACACCACCCACCAGACAAGACAAACACGTAAGTTAACTTCAACACATTCTTAAGTTAAAAGTATGTGAGTAATTAGGAGCAAGGTACAAAGTGTATTCCTGTGAACACAGCCACAGAGTTTTACACTCTCAGTAATAAGATATTACAGAATCAACAACTTCAGGGATCAGTAAGATCATCAAGTATTAGATCATCAAGTAGCTTTGGCATCAGTTCATTAAAAAGTCAGGAGAAAGAGAATGTGGATTTATTTAGATCAAACTTGCTGTGATTACTTTAACAGAACAAACTGGGTGAACTGAACCCAACCTTAATGTCTGAGTACAGTATCAACAAAACTATATGATCTTTTGACCATCAGTCTGAAAGCATGAGAGCTGACATAACGAGGAATTTTCTCTTAAAGCTGCCTGGATGAGATATCAATAaagatgagaaaagaaagaatacaaaacaacaaacaaaacaaaaaaagagtgtGGTACATCAATTTAGAAGCTATACAAGGTCAGTAAAGCAAAagacatgacaggaaatgaagtgACAACTTTTTACagatacagtaataataataacatgtacAGTAGCTTCTGTTTATAGTAACATCTACTTTATTCACTCATAATCACCAAATCAACCAATACCAGGTCTCCAGACTTCCCAACttgtcataattatgagacCTGTTTCAcctcagacattttgacttgtcatagtaGCTAAAGCGCAGGTGTCACTGAAGGCATTAATGATGACTCTGGCCCTGTTTACACCTGCATCAACATGAGTGATCAATCataagtggacagctctaagtacaggtgtgagCGCATCCAAGACGCATTTGAGATCCAATCTGATCACTCAGATCAtattcagaggtggtctgggcctCGTGACGACAGTCTTTCAGCAGTATGTGTACGCGCATGTGTCCTGGGCCACTTTGAAAGACCGCATACTCAAACTTACGTCCTGTAAGCCACAACAGCAGGCAGGGTTgattacatactgtactgtctGATTTTCATATGATTCACTGTAATGCACATTATATGTTGAGGCTCTCTTTATTTGacaatgttagcagttaatgttggTGAACAcagtctgtttcaactgatttaaCCATTGATTTAATAACTGTGATAtatatccccagactcccttaaaaaaaaacacagttttgagGTTTGCTGAGTGAGGAGAGATTTAACATACTTTAAGAATCGGCTCGgaagattcttttttttttttaagtctttttttggcctttattgaTAGAACAGTTCAagacatgacaggaaacaggatgagagagagggggagtgacacgCAGCATCAAATTCAACACATTAAGTTGTTAATTTCCTTGTATAAAGTGTCAGTTTGCCGTGGCTAGCTGTACCAGTCTACCTCCGTTTCTAAAGTGtttaacatttagcagctaTTTGAACACACTCTTTCAACTGATCTCAACATTATCACTAAATTTATGAAAAAAGACTTCTTTTTGCCactcccttaaaaaatctacaacaaattcagcaaatgttaaaCATGAAGATATCTTCTACTTTCTCTGTAAAAAGctttgtgtccatttgtttcaGCGATGTGCTTCTTTATTTGCATCtaaaggaggaaaggaagaaaactgaagcagctaaatggaactCAGCCATGAGTCATTGCTAtttttacacctgtgctttttctgctgtgccatgtcaaaatgtttttgtaaaaaggGCCCATGGCCATTCAGCACAAGTAAAAAGCTGTTTTTGGATTATGACAAAAGAATATCTTTAATAACTGtaactgtattatttttttaggGTTTGTGGGTATCCTGATATGTGTGCAGTTTCAAGGCATAAAGTGACCTTATTTATTGATATGTTGTTTCCTGTACCGTCTCTTGGTTAAATAGTTAGttactcctgttttttttaacgaCGCTAATGATATGACTCAATGGAGAGCAATGTCGGtctgtccaccactttggtccacactgaaatatttcaacttcAATTGGAtagattgccatgacattttggaCAGATATTCATGGTAAACCCAGATGAAGAATGCTAATGACTTTGATGAATCCCTGACTTTTTCTCTGgtgccaccagcaggttgaAAATCATGATTTTGAGTGAAATTAACAATTATGAGAGAGACTGCAATGAACACTGACATTCAGCCTCAGTTGTGCTTTATGtttaatgctaattagcacaaatcAAAATGCTTACACACTGAACTGAGATACTGAACATggcaaacattatacctgcttaacatcagcaaGTAAACATTGTTACTGtgagctaacatgctaacatcagcaggATACTGGCAAATAACTCCTCCTAAGTGcggctgctagcatggctgtataATCTTGCTCgctgacatattttatgttaCTTGCTTTCCCTGGAATACATGttactatacatatatatatatatatatatgtatatataccaTATATTAATGACTGTACATCCCTATTTCATACCTTATTGGTCATACATGACCGACCAGCTGTACCTGTATCGAGCTTTACTAAAACATAGACACACATTCAAACTAAACTTTATATTAAACTTCAGCAAAAAGCATGTTTAACTTCCCCCAGGATACACATCAGTCAGCAGACACGTGTCAGAGCTCCCGGTGATACCTTGGGTCAGCTTGTTTTCTTTAAGGGGTTGAAAGTAAACATAGACAGAACATTAAATATAGCTGAAGCTGCTTACGCTATTCACATCCAGCAGGAGCCAGACTCtctaaaaatgactcaaaacacACTTCACCCTGAGGATAAACTGAGAAAATCAATTCCTCATTCCTTTTTCTGATACATTCAGCCAATTCTTTGTAAAGAAGtgctctttttaaaatgaaacttgCTTCTGCGTTATATTTTCCACTCGAAGAAGCACAAAAGCAATGCAACTGCCTCGATAATGaccagcacattttttaaatatgagcCACAAGCTGTgcagcaaatgaaaaacataaccAATCTTGTTGTTTTCTGAGTTGTTTATCCGAGGTGCTCTACTTTTTAAGATTGTCCTACCTATTGTTAAATAGCAATACAATATTTCCAGTTTCTGTACCCTTGATCACCTGTTGTGATTATAATTGACCAGCAGGTCAGAGCTTTTCATCAAAGCACatgccagaaaaaaatgtttttggtcCTTGTAGTCTGTAAAAATATGTATGAAGTCATGAGAACAACAGCATCCAGTACATCTTTaactctcttcctcttctgtatATCTGTAATCTGTCCACCATCTCCATtcatttctcctcctttttctcctctctcaccaTTCCTCacgctcctctctctctccctccatcacatGGGCGTCCTCCCGTCTGCGAAGGTGACCCTCCGGCACTCTCCTCCTGGCTCCTGGTGAGTCAGCTCCCTGGACCCCTGCGTCTTGGCCTCCTTCCTCCCTGTCCTCTGCTCTCATCTCCTCGACCACATGTTCTCCGTCCTCATTCTCGTCCCTGTCATCTTCGTCATCCTCCTCACTTCCTTCGGAGTCTGACTCATCTGAGTTATCCTCTTCCAGGTAGCGGTAGCCTTTGACCTGCCAACACAAACAATATGCTATATTAATGACTAAGAAGAGAAAGTGAGTTAAAATATGCTTATAGTCACCTTTAAGCCAccagttaaatgttttatgataACACTCTGACTATAATAAGACTTTATTCACTCCTGCACAGCTGAAGGACTCCTTCTATTGAGGGCTGGTAGGGTGTAGAACAAAGGACTGAGTTCAAATCTCACCAGACAACAGATCTCTacagatatttctttatttctgaatgagagaagaagagagttGTTTTCGCTCCAGGAAAACTCACTTctttcatgaataaaaatgtgtagCTATCTGGGGTGCTAATATGATCACCTGAAAAGCTGTGTGTTAAACTGTCATACACACGTATAATATCACCAGTTAA containing:
- the LOC140995213 gene encoding beta-crystallin A1-like, which encodes MYRFTRSHMTSPMFFPSMDTAPFFKVTVFEQEHFQGKCMEFTSECCNIHDCGMDNIRSIRVESGAWVGFEHHDFQGQQFILERGEYPNWEACSGSLSYHTERFMSLRPIYCASHQSSRMMIFEKENFMGRNTELCDDYPSLQAMGWFKPEVGSMHVQCGAFVCYEYPGYRGQQYIMECERHSGDYQHWRNWGSHCQTPKIQSIRRIRH